A genome region from Scyliorhinus torazame isolate Kashiwa2021f chromosome 13, sScyTor2.1, whole genome shotgun sequence includes the following:
- the LOC140387771 gene encoding testis-specific serine/threonine-protein kinase 3-like: MDLTIFGLEIGEVIGEGTYSTVRKAFSQKLQKLVAIKIIDKSKLSDNYIAKFLSREVSIFVECSHPNIIKVYQIIESSEHTLFIMEEAKMDLFDLVESQDYFSEEVARSYFKQIAQALEYCHIQRIAHRDIKCENILLTADNIPKITDFGLATCIKGSESCLCSTFCGSAAYTAPEILNGDNYDPFKADIWSLGVVLYVIVTGSMPFDDSDLSKLKELQTQSLKFPLSPTLSACCQNLINVMLEKNPKKRVSINHIVEHQWLEESN, encoded by the coding sequence ATGGACCTTACCATATTTGGGCTCGAGATTGGTGAAGTGATTGGAGAGGGCACATATTCCACAGTAAGAAAAGCCTTCTCCCAAAAGCTTCAGAAACTTGTTGCCATAAAAATCATTGATAAATCAAAGCTTTCTGATAACTACATAGCTAAGTTTTTGTCAAGAGAGGTATCCATTTTTGTTGAATGTTCACACCCTAATATCATCAAAGTATATCAGATCATTGAATCGAGTGAACATACATTATTTATAATGGAAGAAGCAAAAATGGATCTCTTTGACCTGGTTGAATCTCAAGATTATTTTTCTGAAGAGGTTGCACGATCATATTTTAAGCAGATTGCCCAAGCTTTGGAATATTGTCACATTCAGCGTATTGCACATCGTGATATTAAGTGTGAAAACATCTTACTTACAGCTGATAATATCCCAAAGATCACTGACTTTGGCTTAGCAACTTGTATAAAAGGATCAGAAAGTTGCCTTTGTTCAACATTTTGTGGATCTGCAGCATATACGGCACCTGAGATTCTGAATGGTGACAATTATGACCCATTTAAAGCAGACATCTGGAGCCTGGGCGTAGTCCTCTATGTCATTGTAACTGGCTCCATGCCCTTTGATGATAGTGACCTTTCAAAGCTCAAGGAGCTACAGACACAATCTTTGAAATTTCCCCTATCCCCAACCCTGAGTGCATGTTGCCAAAATCTTATTAATGTAATGttggaaaaaaacccaaagaaaagagTTAGTATTAATCATATTGTCGAGCATCAATGGCTTGAAGAATCAAATTAA